From Rudanella lutea DSM 19387, a single genomic window includes:
- a CDS encoding Dps family protein, which produces MTTDLNKPETKEQGVKNIQPNIGLSKDVLKKDNELLNAYLADLHVLYIKTRKYHWNVAGPSFKEYHEFFEEQYKQMEEMIDEVAERIRMLGGKPLSTMADFVKETSLEEDKSGEVKTRDMFERLLADHEQVTRELRDDVKTTDEELEDAGTADFLTGLMEEHEKMAWMLRKYLS; this is translated from the coding sequence ATGACTACCGATCTGAACAAACCGGAGACCAAAGAACAAGGCGTTAAAAACATTCAGCCCAACATCGGTCTTAGCAAAGACGTTCTGAAAAAAGACAACGAACTGCTCAACGCGTACCTGGCCGACCTGCATGTGCTGTACATTAAAACCCGCAAATACCACTGGAATGTCGCGGGCCCAAGCTTCAAGGAATACCACGAGTTTTTTGAAGAGCAGTACAAGCAGATGGAAGAAATGATCGACGAGGTGGCCGAGCGTATTCGGATGCTGGGTGGCAAGCCCCTCTCGACCATGGCCGACTTCGTGAAAGAAACCAGTCTGGAAGAAGATAAGTCGGGCGAAGTGAAAACCCGCGATATGTTTGAGCGCCTGCTGGCCGACCACGAGCAGGTGACCCGCGAACTGCGCGACGACGTGAAAACGACCGACGAAGAACTCGAAGATGCCGGTACGGCAGATTTCCTGACGGGCCTGATGGAAGAACACGAAAAAATGGCGTGGATGCTGCGGAAATACCTGTCGTAG
- a CDS encoding nucleoside recognition domain-containing protein: MALNYIWVAFFLIAFLVALVKLLVFGDTEIFKTIVEGLFDSSKVAVMDIALPLAGVMTFFLGLLNIAEKIGAINAIARVIGPFFNKLFPEVPKDHPANGQMIMNFSANMLGLDNAATPFGLKAMQSLQELNPVKDTASNAQIMFLVLHTSGLTIIPLSIMAQRAILGAADPSDIFIPCLIGTYVTTVVSILIVGIKQRLNLLNSTVLGGIGGLTAFLGLALWYLSGLPKEQIEQVSKVVGNVLLLSIIVTFLAGAIRKKIDVFDTFIEGAKAGFETSVRIIPYLVGMLVAIGAFRNAGAMDYLVSGLKYVIGLTGVNTDFTDALPVALMKPLSGSGARALMIDAMKQFGPDSFVGRLVCIFQGSADTTFYIVALYFGSVGIKKTRYAIVAGLIADFVGVLAGIGLGYLFFH, from the coding sequence ATGGCTTTAAATTACATCTGGGTTGCGTTTTTTCTGATTGCATTTTTGGTGGCTCTGGTCAAGCTACTGGTTTTTGGCGATACCGAGATTTTCAAGACCATCGTAGAGGGGTTGTTCGATTCGTCGAAAGTAGCTGTGATGGACATTGCCCTGCCTTTAGCGGGGGTTATGACGTTTTTTCTGGGGCTGCTCAACATTGCCGAGAAAATTGGCGCCATCAACGCCATCGCCCGCGTCATTGGGCCATTTTTCAACAAACTCTTCCCGGAAGTGCCCAAAGATCACCCCGCCAACGGGCAGATGATCATGAACTTTTCGGCCAATATGCTCGGGCTCGACAATGCCGCTACGCCCTTCGGCCTGAAAGCCATGCAGAGTTTGCAGGAGCTAAACCCCGTGAAAGACACCGCCAGCAACGCCCAGATTATGTTTCTGGTGCTGCATACGTCGGGCCTCACCATTATTCCGCTGAGTATCATGGCCCAACGGGCTATTCTGGGGGCCGCCGACCCGTCGGATATTTTTATTCCCTGCCTCATTGGCACCTACGTAACTACCGTGGTGAGTATCCTGATTGTGGGTATCAAACAGCGGCTCAACCTGCTCAATAGCACCGTACTGGGTGGTATTGGTGGCCTTACGGCCTTTTTGGGCTTGGCGCTTTGGTACCTGTCAGGTCTGCCCAAAGAGCAAATCGAGCAGGTATCGAAAGTGGTGGGTAACGTCCTGTTGCTGAGTATTATCGTGACGTTTCTGGCGGGTGCCATCCGGAAGAAAATTGATGTTTTCGATACGTTCATCGAAGGGGCCAAAGCCGGTTTCGAAACTTCGGTGCGCATTATTCCGTATTTGGTGGGTATGCTGGTGGCCATTGGCGCGTTTCGGAATGCGGGCGCGATGGATTACCTCGTGAGCGGCCTTAAATACGTGATTGGGCTGACGGGCGTAAACACCGATTTTACGGATGCCCTACCCGTTGCCCTCATGAAACCCCTGAGTGGGTCGGGCGCGCGGGCCCTCATGATTGATGCCATGAAACAGTTCGGGCCCGACTCGTTTGTGGGGCGGCTCGTCTGTATCTTTCAGGGATCGGCCGATACCACCTTCTACATTGTTGCCCTGTACTTCGGGTCGGTAGGGATAAAAAAGACACGCTACGCCATTGTAGCGGGCCTTATTGCCGACTTTGTGGGCGTATTGGCGGGAATCGGGCTCGGGTACTTATTCTTTCACTAA
- the moeB gene encoding molybdopterin-synthase adenylyltransferase MoeB translates to MLLPAEYKRYQKHLNLPEVGVEGQLKLKSASVLVVGAGGLGCPVLLYLTAAGVGTIGVVDPDVVDISNLQRQVLYTTNELGKPKAKAAVAHLQKLNPEITFDTYSLAFDSDNARAIAEGYDIVVDCTDNFKTRYLINDACVTLGKPFVYGAIHRFEGQVAVLNHQGGATYRCLFPEFPNEMEIPNCNDTGVLGVLPGVIGTYQATEVIKMLTGLGEPLSGHLLMVDLLAMSFQKIRVKRRTDAETLAQAGLSSGYKPAKSAANGPQKIAPQELANRLAAGEDIFLLDVRERPEFDICHLEGAVLIPVGVIPNNGKRIPTDKPVVVYCHHGIRSANVANYLHTQFGLTNLYNLDGGIHAWAREVEPEMEVY, encoded by the coding sequence ATGCTACTACCTGCTGAATACAAACGGTATCAAAAGCACCTGAACCTGCCGGAGGTAGGTGTTGAGGGGCAACTTAAGCTCAAAAGTGCCTCGGTTCTTGTCGTAGGGGCAGGTGGGTTGGGGTGTCCGGTGCTGCTTTATCTGACGGCGGCCGGCGTGGGCACCATCGGCGTGGTCGATCCTGACGTGGTGGATATTAGCAATCTGCAACGGCAGGTGTTGTACACCACCAACGAGCTGGGTAAACCCAAAGCCAAGGCCGCTGTGGCGCATCTGCAAAAGCTCAATCCCGAGATTACGTTCGATACGTATTCGCTCGCGTTTGATAGCGACAACGCCCGCGCCATTGCCGAAGGCTACGACATTGTGGTCGACTGCACCGACAATTTTAAGACCCGTTATCTGATCAACGATGCGTGCGTCACGCTCGGTAAGCCGTTTGTGTACGGGGCTATTCACCGGTTTGAGGGGCAGGTGGCGGTGCTCAACCATCAGGGGGGGGCTACATACCGGTGTCTGTTTCCGGAGTTTCCGAACGAGATGGAGATTCCGAACTGCAACGACACGGGCGTGCTTGGTGTGTTGCCGGGGGTAATCGGCACGTATCAGGCTACTGAAGTAATCAAGATGCTGACGGGCCTGGGCGAGCCTCTGAGCGGGCATCTGCTCATGGTCGATTTGTTGGCCATGTCGTTTCAGAAAATCCGGGTGAAGCGCCGGACCGATGCCGAAACCCTCGCGCAGGCTGGCCTTAGCTCAGGATACAAACCGGCTAAATCGGCTGCAAACGGTCCGCAAAAAATAGCCCCGCAGGAGCTGGCTAACCGATTGGCGGCTGGGGAAGATATTTTCCTGCTCGACGTGCGCGAGCGTCCTGAATTTGACATTTGCCACCTCGAAGGGGCCGTGCTGATTCCGGTCGGGGTAATCCCAAACAACGGGAAGCGCATCCCGACCGATAAACCGGTGGTGGTCTACTGCCATCACGGCATCCGTTCGGCCAACGTAGCCAATTACCTGCACACCCAATTCGGGTTGACCAACCTCTACAACCTCGACGGGGGTATTCACGCCTGGGCGCGCGAAGTCGAACCCGAAATGGAGGTGTATTGA
- a CDS encoding sugar phosphate isomerase/epimerase family protein, whose amino-acid sequence MPTPRRAFLKTLSGLAGAALLPGQASFGAPAVPHLSCNSYTWNTFYNRDKKVWMADPDASLTEYVASGLTDYEPSLNTPDEVAKLAPYLRRYSLLMRSIYVNSSLHEAADAPASIQKAVAIAEAAKALGTRIVVTNPNPLKWGSADNKTDAQLTEQARNLDRLGAALRDRGLTLAYHTHDPEFRAGAREFYHMMLHTNPRHVAFCLDAHWVYRGTGNSQVALFDIVKQFGSRIVELHIRQSKGGIWQETFTDGDIDYRRLTHDLKALRVRPHLVLEQCLEAQTPHTLSAVDAHRQDLRYAREVFAGLG is encoded by the coding sequence ATGCCTACCCCTCGCCGAGCGTTTCTGAAAACCCTTTCGGGTCTGGCCGGAGCCGCCCTTTTACCGGGCCAAGCCTCCTTTGGCGCACCCGCTGTGCCCCATCTGTCGTGTAATTCATACACCTGGAACACGTTTTACAACCGCGACAAAAAGGTCTGGATGGCCGATCCTGACGCGTCGCTGACAGAGTACGTGGCCTCGGGCCTGACCGACTATGAGCCCAGCCTGAACACACCCGACGAGGTGGCCAAACTGGCTCCATACTTACGTCGGTACAGCCTCCTGATGCGGTCCATTTATGTCAACAGCTCGCTGCACGAAGCTGCCGACGCCCCCGCTTCTATCCAGAAGGCTGTAGCCATTGCCGAAGCCGCCAAGGCCCTCGGCACCCGTATTGTAGTCACCAACCCAAACCCACTCAAGTGGGGCAGTGCCGACAACAAAACCGACGCGCAACTCACCGAACAGGCCCGCAACCTCGACCGGCTCGGGGCTGCCCTCCGCGACCGGGGGCTCACGCTCGCCTACCACACCCACGACCCTGAGTTTCGGGCGGGGGCCCGCGAGTTTTACCACATGATGCTCCACACCAACCCGCGCCATGTGGCCTTTTGCCTCGACGCCCACTGGGTGTACCGAGGCACGGGCAACTCGCAGGTGGCGTTGTTCGATATTGTCAAACAGTTTGGGAGCCGTATTGTAGAGCTACACATCCGGCAGTCGAAAGGGGGAATCTGGCAGGAAACCTTCACCGACGGCGATATCGACTACCGGCGGCTCACCCACGACCTGAAAGCCCTGCGTGTACGCCCTCACTTAGTTCTCGAACAATGTCTTGAGGCCCAAACTCCGCATACCCTCAGCGCCGTTGACGCGCACCGACAAGACCTGCGCTACGCCCGCGAGGTATTTGCCGGATTGGGGTAG
- a CDS encoding hydantoinase B/oxoprolinase family protein codes for MTPTWQIWIDTGGTFTDGIARSPEGPLHRTKVLSSSRLRGQLDTDGRLRAPWLNAPIFAGYTLRIVGTGETYRVRSLSTEGHLQLDPTSEPAGNPTLPTGTTVELFTGEEAPVLAARLLTETPLDRPFPPLEMRLGTTKGTNALLERKGGRVALLVTRGFRDLLLIGTQQRPNLFQLAIPPAEVLYESVLEVDERLGADGAVITPLAESALSTLIDELRQQNPDAIAISLLNAYRNPAHENHIREALQRAGFSHITCSTEVSAAPGYVARTQTAVADAYLTPVLHAYLTNVQTQLGPAATLRIMSSAGGLVRADLFRPKDSLLSGPAGGVIGAGQVGAALSRAALTEPHNTGSGVLTLDMGGTSTDVARIQIQHGTGIPDYRFSTQIGPFELQLPSLAIETVAAGGGSVCWYDQTQGRLRVGPHSAGANPGPACYGASGPGEVGLLTITDVNLLLGRLHPAQFGIPIFPEKAQAALDAVSQQANAPAEAILAGFARIADEAMAGAIRTISVARGFDPAEYSLLVFGGAGGLHGCSVARLLGMKRLVLPFDGGLLSAYGIGQARSERMTAQAILKPLNEVLPELPDRIEVLTEQATTALQADVGAELGIEITAVRVFMRLQGQESTVDVRYSHTEHLADAFRAAYEHRYGHYPAGRAVEVESIRVQVATAVPLPEPAQAPPAPRPAQPAFQTGPYPAYDWAALQPGDSFAGPALLLNTTSSVFIEPGWQLTLQPNRDAVALFDERPDQTDTATETDVEAIQLELFTRRFMSIAEEMGTQLQRTAFSTNVKERLDFSCALLDPRAQLVANAPHIPVHLGSLGVCARLCLEQLPLEPGDVIITNHPRFGGSHLPDVTLIQGVFTEPTADAPEPLLVGYVINRAHHAEIGGKVPGSMPPDATTLSEEGVVLEPQYLMRRGEWLWDDATGQRGVKSRFTEAPYPTRSLAENRADIEAALASLRAGETALLSLVRAYGLPTVHRYMERLKQSATERMARVLTQHEGAIFEATETLDDGHQIRVGIRVQNGAIEFDFRGTSAVHPYNLNANLSILHSAVLYVLRLWCNEDMPLNEGLMAPVRFTLPESSFLNPRFPADLSEPAPAVVGGNTEVSQRLVDTLLKALGLAACSYGTMNNFLFGGADFGYYETIGGGTGATVGAHGRSAVHQHMTNTKLTDPEELERRYPVRLRAFGIRAHSGGAGTWRGGDGITREIEFLQPVQATLLSQHRQVAPYGLNGGEPGQVGRQWLVSADGEPTELPGIFTRAMHAGERIRIETPGGGGMGGNDRGVC; via the coding sequence ATGACTCCAACCTGGCAAATCTGGATCGACACCGGCGGCACTTTCACCGACGGCATTGCCCGCTCGCCTGAGGGCCCTTTGCACCGCACCAAAGTACTTAGCAGCAGCCGACTCCGTGGCCAACTCGACACCGACGGGCGGTTGCGGGCACCGTGGCTCAACGCCCCTATTTTTGCGGGCTACACCCTGCGGATTGTCGGTACGGGCGAGACCTACCGCGTCCGGTCGCTCAGTACGGAGGGGCATCTTCAGCTAGACCCTACGTCTGAACCGGCAGGCAACCCAACCCTACCTACCGGAACAACTGTCGAACTATTTACCGGCGAAGAAGCCCCCGTTTTGGCCGCCCGACTCCTGACCGAAACCCCGCTCGACAGGCCCTTTCCTCCACTCGAAATGCGGCTGGGCACCACTAAAGGAACCAATGCTCTGCTCGAACGCAAGGGTGGTCGGGTAGCCCTGCTCGTAACGCGTGGCTTCCGCGATTTGCTCCTGATTGGCACCCAGCAACGCCCCAACCTGTTTCAACTGGCCATTCCTCCCGCCGAGGTGCTTTACGAGTCGGTTCTGGAAGTGGATGAACGGCTCGGGGCTGATGGCGCGGTGATTACCCCCCTTGCCGAAAGCGCCCTCTCGACCTTAATCGATGAACTCCGGCAACAAAACCCCGACGCCATTGCCATTTCGCTGCTTAACGCGTACCGCAATCCCGCCCACGAAAACCATATCCGGGAAGCTTTGCAACGAGCCGGCTTTTCGCACATCACCTGTTCTACCGAGGTATCGGCGGCACCCGGCTACGTAGCCCGCACGCAAACCGCCGTGGCCGATGCCTACCTAACACCGGTTTTGCACGCGTACCTTACCAACGTACAAACTCAGCTGGGCCCGGCGGCTACGCTCCGCATCATGAGCAGTGCGGGTGGTTTGGTGCGGGCCGATCTGTTTCGGCCGAAAGACAGCCTGCTGAGTGGCCCGGCCGGGGGTGTTATCGGAGCCGGGCAGGTAGGAGCCGCCCTATCGCGGGCGGCCCTAACCGAACCACACAACACGGGCAGCGGAGTACTTACGCTCGATATGGGCGGCACCAGTACCGATGTAGCCCGCATCCAGATTCAACATGGCACTGGCATACCCGACTACCGATTTTCGACCCAGATTGGCCCGTTTGAACTGCAATTGCCCTCATTGGCTATCGAAACGGTAGCAGCCGGGGGCGGGTCAGTTTGCTGGTACGACCAAACCCAGGGCCGTTTACGCGTAGGGCCGCACAGCGCCGGGGCCAACCCCGGCCCGGCCTGTTACGGTGCGTCGGGGCCGGGTGAGGTTGGTTTACTCACCATCACCGACGTCAACCTGTTGCTCGGGCGGCTGCACCCGGCTCAGTTCGGCATCCCGATTTTTCCGGAAAAGGCACAGGCCGCCCTCGATGCCGTCAGCCAACAGGCCAACGCACCCGCCGAGGCCATTCTGGCTGGTTTTGCCCGCATTGCCGACGAAGCTATGGCCGGAGCTATCCGTACCATCTCCGTTGCGCGCGGCTTCGATCCGGCCGAGTACAGTCTTCTGGTATTTGGCGGAGCCGGGGGCCTGCATGGCTGCTCGGTGGCCCGGCTACTGGGTATGAAACGGCTCGTTTTGCCCTTCGACGGAGGCTTGTTGAGTGCCTACGGAATTGGGCAGGCACGCAGCGAACGCATGACCGCACAGGCCATTCTGAAACCGCTAAACGAAGTTTTGCCCGAACTCCCCGACCGAATCGAAGTCCTGACCGAGCAAGCCACCACGGCCCTTCAGGCCGACGTGGGTGCGGAGTTGGGGATTGAGATCACGGCCGTGCGGGTGTTCATGCGGTTGCAGGGGCAGGAATCAACCGTAGACGTTCGATACTCTCATACTGAGCACCTGGCCGACGCGTTCCGGGCAGCCTACGAGCATCGGTACGGACACTACCCGGCCGGCCGGGCCGTTGAGGTCGAGAGCATCCGGGTACAGGTCGCTACAGCAGTTCCCCTGCCCGAACCCGCTCAGGCCCCGCCCGCACCCCGACCGGCCCAACCGGCTTTCCAGACCGGCCCATACCCTGCTTACGACTGGGCAGCCCTGCAACCGGGCGACAGCTTCGCGGGCCCGGCCCTGCTGCTCAACACCACCTCGTCGGTATTCATCGAACCGGGCTGGCAGCTTACCCTCCAACCCAACCGCGACGCGGTGGCACTTTTCGACGAACGGCCGGACCAGACCGACACGGCCACCGAAACCGATGTGGAGGCCATTCAGCTGGAGCTGTTTACCCGCCGGTTTATGAGCATTGCCGAAGAAATGGGCACGCAATTACAGCGAACGGCCTTTTCGACCAACGTAAAAGAGCGGCTCGACTTCTCCTGCGCCCTGCTCGACCCACGCGCCCAACTCGTCGCTAATGCCCCACACATACCCGTGCACCTTGGGAGTCTGGGCGTGTGCGCCCGCCTGTGTCTGGAGCAACTGCCGCTGGAGCCGGGCGACGTAATCATCACCAACCACCCCCGCTTTGGCGGCTCGCACCTGCCCGACGTAACGCTGATTCAGGGTGTGTTTACCGAACCAACCGCCGATGCCCCCGAACCCCTGCTGGTTGGCTATGTCATAAACCGGGCACACCACGCCGAAATTGGCGGTAAAGTACCCGGTTCTATGCCGCCCGATGCCACTACCCTCTCCGAAGAGGGCGTGGTGCTGGAACCTCAATACCTGATGCGCCGGGGCGAGTGGCTCTGGGACGACGCTACCGGGCAGCGGGGGGTGAAAAGCCGCTTTACGGAGGCCCCCTACCCCACCCGGTCGCTTGCCGAAAACCGGGCCGACATTGAAGCCGCCCTGGCCTCGCTCCGGGCGGGCGAAACGGCCCTGCTCAGTCTGGTACGGGCGTACGGGTTGCCTACCGTTCACCGATACATGGAACGGCTGAAACAGTCGGCTACGGAGCGCATGGCGCGGGTACTTACGCAACACGAAGGGGCCATTTTCGAGGCCACCGAAACCCTCGACGACGGGCATCAGATCCGGGTGGGAATTCGGGTGCAGAACGGAGCAATCGAATTTGACTTCCGGGGCACCTCGGCCGTGCACCCGTACAACCTCAACGCCAACCTGTCCATCCTGCACAGTGCCGTGCTGTACGTACTCCGGCTCTGGTGCAACGAAGATATGCCCCTCAACGAAGGCCTGATGGCCCCCGTACGGTTTACCCTCCCCGAATCGTCGTTTCTGAATCCGCGTTTCCCAGCCGACCTGTCGGAACCGGCCCCGGCCGTTGTAGGCGGCAACACCGAAGTGAGTCAGCGGCTGGTGGACACCTTGCTCAAGGCCCTTGGGCTGGCGGCCTGTAGCTACGGCACCATGAACAATTTTCTGTTTGGCGGGGCCGATTTTGGCTATTACGAAACCATTGGTGGAGGCACCGGGGCCACCGTAGGCGCCCACGGGCGGTCGGCGGTGCATCAGCACATGACCAACACCAAACTCACTGACCCCGAAGAGCTCGAACGGCGTTACCCGGTTCGGCTGCGGGCGTTTGGCATACGGGCGCACTCGGGCGGGGCAGGCACCTGGCGCGGGGGCGACGGCATCACGCGCGAAATCGAGTTTCTGCAACCCGTACAGGCTACACTGCTGAGCCAACACCGGCAGGTGGCCCCCTACGGCCTGAACGGCGGTGAGCCGGGGCAGGTGGGGCGGCAATGGCTGGTGAGCGCCGACGGCGAACCGACCGAATTGCCGGGCATTTTTACACGGGCCATGCACGCCGGTGAGCGGATCCGAATCGAAACACCCGGCGGGGGCGGCATGGGCGGCAACGACCGGGGCGTGTGCTAA
- a CDS encoding M15 family metallopeptidase, with amino-acid sequence MQNRVRLAIFFYSLIQAFTLSLITNAQGLEASMQAQRLVNIQTVDPSLLVELKYSTTDNFVKKDVYGDLTRAYMQPMAAQKLAKANALLKQQQPELRLLVYDAARPRAAQWKLWNALPQYPENVRRKYVADPREGSIHNYGCAVDLTIARVQGNDYVPLDMGTPYDYFGVLAYPSDEERLLREGKLTKQQVANRKLLRSVMRQAGFSSIEYEWWHFNALSRQKAMMQFRIVE; translated from the coding sequence ATGCAAAACAGAGTCCGGCTGGCTATATTTTTCTATTCACTCATTCAGGCATTCACGCTTTCGCTCATTACCAACGCTCAGGGCCTCGAAGCCTCCATGCAGGCACAACGGCTTGTGAATATCCAAACGGTTGACCCATCGCTGCTGGTTGAGTTGAAATATTCGACGACAGACAATTTTGTCAAAAAAGACGTGTACGGCGACCTTACCCGCGCTTACATGCAACCTATGGCCGCCCAGAAATTAGCCAAAGCCAACGCCCTCCTGAAGCAGCAACAACCCGAGCTACGCCTGCTTGTGTACGATGCCGCCCGCCCGCGGGCGGCCCAGTGGAAGCTCTGGAACGCCCTGCCACAGTATCCCGAAAATGTACGCCGGAAATACGTAGCCGACCCCCGCGAGGGCTCCATTCACAACTACGGTTGTGCTGTTGACCTGACCATCGCCCGCGTACAAGGCAACGATTACGTGCCACTCGACATGGGTACTCCGTACGACTATTTCGGCGTGTTGGCCTACCCCTCCGACGAGGAGCGGCTGTTGCGCGAAGGCAAGCTAACCAAGCAACAGGTGGCCAACCGCAAACTACTCCGATCCGTAATGCGGCAGGCGGGTTTCTCGTCCATCGAGTACGAATGGTGGCACTTCAACGCCCTCTCCCGCCAAAAAGCCATGATGCAGTTCCGGATTGTGGAATAG
- a CDS encoding DUF4097 family beta strand repeat-containing protein, which translates to MKTFLGPLLALGLLTTTFTQAQSTDDLKPFQTKTFSGINAVQARTSGGSLTVEGGSGNETKVEMYVRPNNWNGRETLSQDEIQKRLEDYEISIRQEGKTVIATARRKNDRSDWKRALSIGFKFYTPRNTTADLETSGGSLRLAHLTGNQKLETSGGSIRLDDVRGTVNGETSGGSIQITNCHDQITLETSGGSIEATDSDGTLRLETSGGSIRLNGLKGNIVAQTSGGSVQGNNIDGELKTGTSGGSVRLRNIAGSVETSTSAGSIELEMTRVDKYVRVDGSVGSVRVKLPMNKGLDLDIRGSKVVSGELRNFDGQADKDRIKGRVNGGGARVEISASMGSVYLNQQ; encoded by the coding sequence ATGAAAACCTTTCTAGGTCCACTCCTTGCCCTCGGCCTTCTGACCACAACATTCACCCAGGCCCAATCGACCGACGACCTCAAGCCGTTTCAAACCAAAACATTCTCGGGAATCAACGCTGTGCAGGCCCGCACCTCGGGCGGTAGTCTGACGGTAGAAGGTGGTTCGGGCAACGAAACCAAAGTCGAAATGTACGTGCGGCCCAACAACTGGAACGGGCGCGAAACCCTCAGTCAGGACGAAATACAGAAACGGCTCGAAGATTACGAGATTAGCATTCGGCAGGAAGGGAAAACCGTGATTGCCACGGCCCGGCGCAAAAATGACCGCAGTGATTGGAAACGCGCCCTGAGCATCGGCTTTAAGTTTTACACCCCACGCAACACCACGGCCGACCTCGAAACATCGGGCGGGAGCCTTCGGTTGGCTCACCTCACCGGCAACCAGAAACTCGAAACATCGGGCGGGAGCATTCGGCTCGACGATGTACGCGGTACGGTGAACGGCGAAACTTCGGGTGGCAGCATTCAGATTACCAACTGCCACGATCAGATTACCCTTGAAACATCAGGCGGCAGTATCGAGGCCACCGACTCCGACGGTACGCTTCGGCTCGAAACGTCGGGCGGCAGCATCCGACTCAACGGACTGAAAGGCAACATTGTAGCGCAGACGTCGGGTGGTAGTGTGCAGGGCAACAACATTGATGGCGAATTGAAAACGGGGACTTCGGGCGGGAGCGTCCGGCTCCGCAACATTGCCGGCAGCGTTGAAACGAGCACCTCGGCCGGTAGCATCGAACTCGAAATGACCCGCGTTGACAAGTATGTACGGGTTGACGGCAGTGTGGGCAGTGTTCGGGTGAAACTTCCCATGAACAAGGGGCTGGACCTCGATATTCGGGGCAGCAAAGTCGTGTCTGGCGAGCTGCGTAACTTCGACGGGCAGGCCGACAAAGACCGAATCAAAGGGCGCGTGAATGGCGGAGGAGCCCGGGTCGAAATCTCAGCTTCGATGGGCAGCGTGTACCTCAACCAGCAGTAA
- a CDS encoding HipA family kinase → MRYVTPLREGGSLPALAEADDDFLYVLKFRGAGQGAKALIAELIAGETARLLGLRMPEIVFAQLDEAFGRTEPDEEIQDLLKASTGLNLALHYLSGAITFDPLVTPVDARLASQIVWLDCLMTNVDRTARNTNMLIWHKELWLIDHGASLYFHHTGGSWEEHAHRPFVQVKDHVLLPQASELEAVDAEFRAVLTPSRIEAIVGLVPDEWLTDEPSSAGPSEMSPADRRQMYVQFLTTRLSVSEVFVNAAQHARKSLV, encoded by the coding sequence ATGCGTTACGTTACGCCCCTGCGCGAGGGGGGCTCACTGCCCGCGTTGGCCGAGGCCGACGACGATTTTCTGTATGTACTCAAGTTTCGCGGAGCGGGGCAGGGGGCCAAAGCCCTCATTGCTGAACTGATTGCGGGCGAAACGGCCCGGTTGCTGGGCTTACGGATGCCCGAAATCGTGTTTGCCCAACTCGACGAAGCCTTTGGCCGCACGGAACCCGACGAAGAAATTCAGGATTTGCTCAAAGCCAGTACCGGGCTCAACCTCGCTCTCCATTACTTATCGGGGGCCATCACGTTTGATCCGCTCGTGACTCCGGTCGATGCCCGGCTGGCGTCGCAGATTGTGTGGCTCGACTGCCTCATGACCAACGTTGACCGGACGGCCCGCAACACCAATATGCTGATCTGGCACAAAGAACTCTGGCTGATCGACCACGGCGCTTCGCTGTATTTTCACCACACCGGTGGGTCGTGGGAAGAACACGCCCATCGACCATTTGTCCAGGTCAAAGATCATGTGTTGCTCCCGCAGGCAAGCGAGCTCGAAGCGGTCGATGCCGAGTTTCGGGCGGTGCTCACCCCTAGCCGTATTGAAGCGATTGTAGGTCTCGTGCCCGACGAGTGGCTGACGGACGAACCGTCGAGTGCGGGCCCCTCGGAGATGTCGCCGGCCGACCGTCGGCAGATGTATGTTCAGTTTTTAACCACCCGGCTTTCCGTTTCGGAGGTCTTTGTCAACGCAGCGCAACATGCCCGAAAATCTCTTGTTTGA
- a CDS encoding DUF3037 domain-containing protein, translating into MPENLLFEYAVIRVVPRVEREEFLNVGVILYCSARGFLQTRYLLDPQRLAAFSATLDLDELTHRLQAFERICAGRQTGGPIGQLATAARFRWLTAARSTIVQTSPVHPGLCTDPDQTLERLFEKLVK; encoded by the coding sequence ATGCCCGAAAATCTCTTGTTTGAATACGCCGTAATCCGGGTGGTGCCGCGTGTCGAACGAGAAGAGTTTCTGAACGTGGGCGTTATTTTGTACTGCTCAGCCCGGGGCTTTCTACAAACCCGCTACCTCCTCGACCCGCAGCGGCTCGCGGCTTTTTCGGCCACTCTCGACCTCGACGAACTGACCCACCGCTTGCAGGCTTTCGAGCGGATTTGTGCAGGTCGGCAAACGGGTGGGCCAATCGGTCAGTTGGCTACGGCCGCCCGGTTTCGATGGCTCACGGCCGCCCGCAGCACCATTGTGCAAACTTCTCCTGTACACCCCGGTCTCTGCACCGACCCCGACCAAACGCTGGAACGTTTGTTTGAGAAGTTGGTGAAATAG